One genomic window of Thioclava sp. GXIMD4216 includes the following:
- the rplT gene encoding 50S ribosomal protein L20: protein MARVKSGKVTHARHKKVLKAAKGYYSSRSRNFRTATQAVDKANQYATRDRKARKRNFRSLWIQRINAGVRAVDAEMTYSKFINLLAVAGIEVDRKVLADLAVHEPEAFAAIVAQAKAAA, encoded by the coding sequence ATGGCACGCGTTAAATCCGGTAAGGTCACCCACGCCCGTCACAAGAAGGTCCTGAAGGCCGCAAAAGGTTACTACAGCTCGCGCTCGCGTAACTTCCGCACCGCCACTCAGGCCGTCGACAAGGCAAACCAGTACGCAACCCGCGACCGTAAGGCGCGCAAGCGCAATTTCCGCTCGCTCTGGATCCAGCGTATCAACGCAGGTGTCCGCGCAGTCGACGCCGAAATGACCTACTCGAAATTCATCAACCTGCTCGCCGTTGCCGGTATCGAAGTGGACCGTAAGGTTCTCGCCGATCTGGCAGTTCACGAGCCGGAAGCCTTCGCTGCAATCGTTGCACAGGCAAAAGCAGCAGCCTAA
- the rpmI gene encoding 50S ribosomal protein L35, with protein sequence MPKMKTKSAAKKRFKFTANGHVKVGHAGKRHGMIKRTTKFIRNTAGTMVLCDSDEKIVKKYMPYNR encoded by the coding sequence ATGCCCAAGATGAAGACGAAATCCGCTGCCAAAAAGCGGTTCAAGTTCACCGCGAACGGCCATGTCAAAGTTGGTCACGCAGGTAAGCGCCACGGCATGATCAAGCGGACCACGAAGTTCATTCGTAACACCGCTGGCACCATGGTCCTGTGCGACTCCGACGAGAAAATCGTCAAAAAATACATGCCGTACAACCGCTGA
- the pyk gene encoding pyruvate kinase codes for MRRLRKVKIVATLGPASSDYETIRGLFEAGADVFRLNMSHGTHDEQRARYEIIRKVEEDLGRPIAVLADLQGPKLRVGTFAAGAADLEEGDAFRLDLEDKDGDQHRVCLPHPEIFAALEAGTTLLVNDGKIRLKVEECGADFANCTVTVGGTISNRKGVNVPDVVLPIPALSEKDKKDLEFACSLGADWLALSFVQRADDVLEAKALAQGRALVLSKIEKPAAVKAYDEILEVSDGIMVARGDLGVELPVQNVPPIQKKLVRKARAAAKPVIVATQMLESMIESPMPTRAEVSDVATAIYEGADAVMLSAESAAGRYPIEAVKTMNNVAEQVEGDSTYREVINSSRTFTAARRQTVADGIVAAAREIAETTDIAAISCYTQTGTSVRLVARERPQVPIVALSPVTKTLRKICLTWGVQAIKSEEVGRFKMAVVNAVRATRDFGLADEKDQIVVVAGVPFNVEGTTNILRVAPCDERQIFRTEPE; via the coding sequence ATGAGACGCCTTCGCAAAGTAAAGATCGTCGCCACTCTGGGCCCTGCATCTTCCGACTATGAAACGATCCGCGGTCTGTTCGAGGCCGGAGCCGATGTGTTCCGTCTGAACATGAGCCACGGCACGCATGACGAACAGCGTGCCCGCTACGAGATCATTCGTAAGGTCGAAGAAGATTTGGGGCGCCCGATTGCTGTTCTGGCAGATCTTCAGGGCCCGAAATTGCGGGTCGGAACCTTCGCTGCCGGTGCGGCAGATCTGGAAGAGGGGGATGCCTTCCGTCTGGATCTGGAGGACAAAGACGGCGACCAGCATCGTGTCTGCCTGCCGCATCCCGAAATTTTTGCCGCTCTGGAAGCGGGCACCACGCTTCTGGTCAATGACGGCAAGATCCGCCTGAAGGTCGAGGAGTGCGGTGCGGATTTCGCGAATTGCACCGTGACGGTGGGGGGCACCATCTCGAACCGTAAGGGCGTGAACGTGCCGGATGTGGTTCTGCCGATCCCCGCGCTGTCCGAGAAGGACAAGAAAGATCTGGAATTCGCCTGCTCGCTGGGCGCGGACTGGCTGGCGCTGAGCTTCGTGCAGCGCGCCGATGACGTGCTTGAGGCGAAAGCTCTGGCGCAGGGGCGTGCGCTGGTGCTGTCGAAAATCGAGAAGCCCGCCGCCGTGAAGGCCTATGACGAGATCCTCGAGGTGTCCGACGGGATCATGGTTGCGCGTGGTGACCTTGGCGTCGAGCTTCCGGTGCAGAACGTCCCGCCGATCCAGAAGAAGCTGGTGCGCAAGGCGCGTGCGGCGGCCAAGCCGGTGATCGTCGCAACCCAGATGCTGGAATCGATGATTGAAAGCCCGATGCCGACCCGCGCCGAAGTCTCGGATGTGGCGACGGCCATCTATGAGGGTGCGGATGCGGTGATGCTTTCGGCGGAATCGGCCGCAGGCCGCTATCCGATCGAAGCGGTTAAAACGATGAATAATGTCGCCGAGCAGGTCGAAGGCGATTCGACCTACCGCGAGGTTATAAACTCCAGCCGGACCTTCACAGCAGCCCGCCGCCAGACTGTGGCGGATGGCATTGTGGCCGCGGCCCGCGAGATTGCGGAGACCACCGATATCGCCGCGATCAGCTGCTATACCCAGACGGGGACTTCGGTGCGTCTTGTGGCGCGTGAACGTCCGCAGGTGCCGATTGTCGCGCTGTCGCCGGTCACCAAGACCCTGCGCAAGATCTGCCTGACCTGGGGCGTGCAGGCGATCAAATCCGAAGAGGTGGGGCGCTTCAAGATGGCTGTGGTCAATGCGGTCCGTGCGACCCGCGATTTCGGTCTGGCCGATGAGAAAGACCAGATCGTGGTGGTGGCCGGTGTGCCGTTCAATGTGGAAGGCACGACCAACATCCTGCGCGTCGCGCCTTGCGACGAGCGCCAGATCTTCCGCACCGAGCCGGAATAA
- a CDS encoding N-formylglutamate amidohydrolase produces MTETAFHIQGAERSACWLVTCDHATNHVPDWINGGDLGLPPADMARHIAYDPGALGVSEALARLLDAPLISTNFSRLVIDPNRGETDPTLLMKLYDGTIIPANRHADAAEKLRRLERLHRPYHKALETLAARRENSVICAIHSFTPQLRGRPPRPWQVGILSDPRDRRLAEPLIEALRARHIPTGDNEPYKGHLAGDSIDRHALQTGRLNILIELRQDLIQTRAQQEEWAATLAPLLQQSLDCCQNQR; encoded by the coding sequence ATGACCGAAACCGCTTTTCACATTCAGGGCGCAGAGCGGAGCGCATGCTGGCTGGTCACCTGTGATCACGCGACAAACCATGTGCCGGACTGGATCAACGGCGGTGATCTGGGGCTGCCGCCTGCCGATATGGCGCGCCATATCGCTTATGATCCGGGCGCGTTGGGCGTCTCCGAGGCTTTGGCACGCCTGCTGGACGCCCCGTTGATCAGCACAAATTTCTCGCGGCTGGTGATCGACCCGAACCGTGGCGAGACGGACCCGACGCTGCTGATGAAGCTCTATGACGGCACGATCATTCCCGCCAACCGCCATGCCGATGCCGCCGAGAAACTGCGCCGTCTGGAGCGCCTGCACCGTCCCTATCACAAGGCACTGGAAACCTTGGCCGCACGGCGCGAGAACAGCGTGATCTGCGCCATCCATTCCTTCACGCCCCAGCTACGCGGGCGACCGCCGCGGCCTTGGCAGGTCGGCATCCTGTCGGATCCCCGGGACCGCAGACTGGCCGAACCGCTGATCGAGGCGCTCAGGGCGCGACATATTCCGACCGGAGATAACGAACCCTATAAGGGCCATCTTGCCGGAGATTCCATTGACCGCCACGCGCTGCAAACGGGACGCCTGAACATCCTGATCGAACTGCGTCAGGATCTGATCCAGACCAGAGCCCAGCAAGAGGAATGGGCCGCGACTTTGGCGCCCCTTCTGCAACAGTCTCTGGATTGTTGCCAGAACCAGCGATAA
- a CDS encoding calcium-binding protein, giving the protein MSDHDDDSDDPSDEMTADTDTDTDTGTQTDDAEDDSTDDATQSDSTTEPDSTEDSASEATDTTEETGEDETAQDSSESGTDDSTSGENDSQSDTQSSPIRQVAASGQVTYGSAGRDWIHGTEGSDTIIGGDGDDTIMLKGGDDMGSVPADLSDLTTLSSIDDLISSLEDQGFFGGIGGAGDDYIDGGAGNDALLGGPGNDTLRGNTGDDVLIDHQGSDSLHGGYGDDGLIALDTIAGNSDTLNGGAGSDLLIGDDGDVMWGGDGQDAFIVNATNAGSPYGDPVTIKDFGEGTTEDDPEVLVLSTMQGPPSTFTISADDAGTTVRINGNSVAYLEGVTEDMETLAQQIVLVDDLTQQAYLPTVLNA; this is encoded by the coding sequence ATGTCCGATCACGATGATGATAGCGACGATCCCTCTGACGAGATGACCGCCGATACCGATACCGATACCGATACCGGCACGCAGACCGACGATGCGGAAGACGACAGCACTGACGACGCAACGCAAAGCGATAGCACCACCGAGCCGGACAGCACCGAGGATAGCGCCTCCGAAGCCACCGACACGACCGAGGAAACCGGAGAGGACGAAACGGCGCAGGACAGCTCGGAAAGCGGCACCGATGACAGCACCTCTGGCGAAAACGACTCGCAAAGTGACACGCAAAGCTCTCCGATACGGCAGGTCGCGGCCTCGGGTCAGGTCACCTATGGTTCAGCCGGACGGGACTGGATCCACGGCACCGAGGGCAGCGACACGATCATCGGTGGGGATGGCGATGATACGATCATGCTCAAGGGCGGCGACGACATGGGCAGCGTCCCCGCCGACCTGAGCGATCTGACGACGCTTTCCTCAATAGATGACCTGATCAGCTCGCTTGAGGATCAGGGCTTCTTTGGCGGGATCGGCGGTGCGGGCGATGACTATATCGATGGCGGCGCGGGCAATGATGCGCTGCTTGGCGGCCCGGGCAATGACACGCTGCGCGGCAATACCGGCGATGATGTGCTGATCGACCATCAGGGCTCGGATTCGCTGCATGGCGGCTATGGCGATGACGGGCTGATCGCGCTGGATACGATCGCGGGCAATTCCGATACCCTCAATGGCGGCGCGGGCAGCGACCTGCTGATCGGCGATGATGGCGATGTCATGTGGGGCGGCGATGGTCAGGATGCCTTCATCGTCAATGCAACCAATGCTGGCTCGCCCTATGGCGATCCGGTGACCATCAAGGATTTCGGCGAGGGCACGACCGAGGATGACCCCGAAGTGCTGGTGCTGAGCACCATGCAGGGGCCGCCCTCGACCTTCACCATCTCGGCCGATGATGCGGGTACCACGGTGCGCATCAACGGAAATAGCGTGGCCTATCTGGAAGGCGTCACCGAGGATATGGAAACGCTGGCGCAACAGATCGTGCTGGTGGATGACCTCACCCAGCAAGCCTATCTGCCCACCGTCCTGAATGCCTGA
- a CDS encoding D-amino-acid transaminase, whose amino-acid sequence MSRIVYLNGDYIPEEEAKVSIFDRGFVMGDAVYEVTAVIGGKLWDFEGHVKRLARSLNELEMQNPLTRDELLEIHRELIKRNPDFIDGGIYLQISRGNAGDRDFAFPPADVKPTVVLYTQAKNGLLDDPKAKKGIKVISIPDLRWHRRDIKTVQLLYPSLAKMAAKKAHVDDAWFVEDGFVTEGSSNNVYIVKDGKIITRALSNDILHGITRAALLKYAAEAQMQIEERSFTIEEAQAADEAFFTSASAFVTPVIEVDGKPVASGKPGPVATRLREIYLAESAKSAL is encoded by the coding sequence ATGAGCCGTATCGTTTATCTCAACGGTGACTATATCCCCGAAGAAGAAGCCAAAGTGTCGATTTTCGACCGCGGCTTCGTTATGGGCGATGCAGTTTATGAAGTGACGGCCGTGATCGGCGGCAAGCTGTGGGACTTCGAGGGCCATGTGAAGCGCCTCGCCCGCTCGCTGAACGAGCTGGAGATGCAGAACCCGCTGACCCGCGACGAGCTTCTGGAGATCCACCGCGAGCTGATCAAGCGCAACCCCGATTTCATCGATGGCGGCATCTACCTGCAGATCTCGCGCGGGAATGCCGGCGACCGTGATTTCGCCTTCCCGCCCGCCGATGTGAAGCCGACCGTGGTGCTTTATACCCAAGCCAAGAACGGCCTGCTGGATGACCCCAAAGCCAAGAAAGGCATCAAGGTTATCTCGATCCCCGATCTGCGCTGGCACCGCCGCGATATCAAGACCGTGCAGCTTCTCTACCCGTCGCTGGCCAAAATGGCGGCCAAGAAAGCGCATGTGGATGATGCATGGTTTGTCGAGGATGGTTTCGTGACCGAAGGCTCGTCGAATAACGTCTATATCGTGAAGGACGGGAAGATCATCACCCGCGCGCTGTCGAATGACATCCTGCACGGGATCACCCGCGCGGCGCTGCTGAAATATGCCGCCGAGGCGCAGATGCAGATCGAAGAGCGTTCCTTCACCATCGAAGAGGCGCAGGCCGCCGATGAGGCCTTCTTCACCTCGGCTTCGGCCTTTGTGACGCCGGTCATCGAAGTGGATGGCAAACCGGTTGCAAGCGGCAAGCCCGGCCCCGTGGCGACCCGCCTGCGCGAGATCTATCTGGCCGAAAGCGCGAAATCGGCGCTGTAA
- the dgcA gene encoding N-acetyl-D-Glu racemase DgcA → MIKVTPDSFKLAEAFTISRGSRTQSDVLTVRITRDGVTGWGECLPYKRYAETLESVTAQINSLPEGITRMELQEALPAGAARNAVDCALWDLEAKKAGKRVWEMAGLSAPKPEVTAYTLSLDTVEKMREKAAKNAHRPVLKIKLGTPDDIPRLEAVREGAPKAKIILDANEGWEMETFLDIQKHLLRLNIAMVEQPLPAAADEGLMGVERLVPICADEACHDRASMAHLKGKYDMINIKLDKTGGLTEALSLRDVALSEGYKVMVGCMLGSSLGMAPATLVAQGAAIVDLDAPLLLAEDREQPLYYEDGKVYPPEAVLWG, encoded by the coding sequence ATGATCAAAGTTACCCCCGACAGTTTCAAACTCGCCGAGGCTTTCACCATCTCGCGCGGCTCGCGGACCCAATCCGATGTGCTGACCGTTCGGATCACCCGCGACGGTGTGACCGGCTGGGGCGAATGCCTGCCCTATAAACGCTATGCCGAGACTCTGGAAAGTGTGACGGCGCAGATCAATTCGCTGCCCGAGGGCATCACCCGTATGGAGCTGCAAGAGGCGCTGCCCGCCGGTGCGGCCCGTAACGCGGTGGATTGCGCCTTGTGGGATCTCGAGGCCAAGAAGGCGGGCAAGCGCGTCTGGGAGATGGCGGGGCTTTCCGCACCCAAGCCGGAAGTGACCGCCTATACGCTCTCGCTCGATACGGTCGAGAAAATGCGCGAGAAAGCCGCCAAGAACGCCCATCGCCCCGTGCTGAAGATCAAGCTGGGCACGCCCGATGATATCCCGCGGCTTGAGGCCGTGCGCGAAGGGGCCCCCAAGGCCAAGATCATCCTTGATGCCAATGAGGGCTGGGAGATGGAGACCTTCCTCGATATCCAGAAGCACCTCCTGCGCCTGAATATCGCGATGGTTGAACAGCCGCTGCCTGCCGCCGCCGATGAGGGCCTGATGGGGGTCGAACGTCTGGTGCCGATCTGTGCCGATGAAGCCTGTCATGACCGCGCTTCGATGGCGCATCTGAAGGGCAAATACGACATGATCAACATCAAGCTCGACAAGACCGGCGGCCTGACCGAGGCGCTCAGCCTGCGCGATGTGGCGCTGTCGGAAGGCTATAAGGTGATGGTCGGCTGTATGCTGGGGTCGTCTTTGGGGATGGCGCCCGCGACCTTGGTGGCGCAAGGTGCCGCTATTGTCGATCTTGACGCCCCGCTGCTTCTGGCAGAAGACCGTGAGCAGCCGCTCTATTACGAAGATGGCAAAGTTTATCCGCCCGAAGCAGTGCTTTGGGGTTGA
- the dgcN gene encoding N-acetyltransferase DgcN, producing MALIETPYLLFLGDAPDALAAKVAQGIKDWRPEFAVGQFRMAGCNADMGLADMTLEEAVDAGCKTLVIGVANRGGVISAAWKEVLVKALEAGLDIASGLHNLLRDEAELVAAAEKNGRQLHDVRIPSVKYPIANGVKRKGKRMLAVGTDCSVGKMYTALCVEKEMRERGMKASFRATGQTGILITGDGVPLDAVIADFMAGSVEYLTPDNDEDHWDLIEGQGSLFHVSYSGVTMALIHGGQPDALVICHEPTRDHMRGLPGYKLPSLQAVRDLALQLAQVANPACKVVGISINTKGMPEAEAKAYLAKVEAEMGLPATDPFRFGAGPLVDALEALDAVAAE from the coding sequence ATGGCGCTTATCGAAACCCCGTATCTTCTGTTCCTTGGTGACGCGCCGGACGCTCTGGCCGCGAAAGTGGCGCAGGGCATCAAGGACTGGCGTCCCGAGTTTGCCGTGGGTCAGTTCCGCATGGCGGGCTGCAATGCCGATATGGGTCTGGCCGATATGACGCTGGAAGAGGCCGTGGACGCGGGCTGCAAAACGCTGGTGATCGGCGTGGCCAACCGTGGCGGTGTGATCTCGGCGGCGTGGAAAGAGGTTCTGGTCAAGGCGCTGGAAGCCGGTCTGGACATCGCATCGGGCCTGCATAACCTGCTGCGCGACGAGGCCGAACTGGTGGCCGCTGCCGAGAAAAACGGCCGTCAACTGCATGACGTGCGTATTCCTTCGGTGAAATATCCGATCGCCAATGGGGTGAAGCGTAAGGGCAAGCGTATGCTGGCCGTGGGCACCGATTGCTCGGTCGGCAAGATGTATACCGCGCTTTGTGTGGAAAAAGAGATGCGCGAGCGTGGCATGAAGGCCAGCTTCCGGGCAACCGGCCAGACCGGTATCCTGATCACCGGCGACGGTGTGCCGCTGGATGCCGTGATTGCCGACTTCATGGCCGGTTCGGTCGAATATCTGACCCCCGATAATGACGAGGATCACTGGGATCTGATCGAGGGCCAAGGCTCGCTGTTCCACGTGTCCTATTCGGGCGTGACCATGGCGCTGATCCACGGCGGCCAACCCGACGCGCTGGTGATCTGCCACGAGCCGACCCGTGACCATATGCGCGGCCTGCCGGGCTATAAGCTGCCCTCGCTGCAAGCCGTGCGTGATCTGGCGCTGCAACTGGCACAGGTTGCCAATCCGGCCTGTAAGGTTGTGGGTATCTCGATCAATACCAAGGGCATGCCCGAAGCCGAAGCCAAAGCCTATCTGGCCAAGGTCGAAGCCGAAATGGGTCTGCCCGCAACCGACCCCTTCCGCTTTGGTGCGGGCCCGCTGGTCGATGCGCTGGAAGCGCTTGACGCCGTCGCCGCCGAGTAA
- a CDS encoding L-malyl-CoA/beta-methylmalyl-CoA lyase, translating into MSFRIQPTPPARPNRCQLFGPGSNTKLFPKMAASAADVINLDLEDSVAPNDKAVARKNIIAASHEIDWGNKYLSVRINALDTPYWYRDVVELLEEGSERIDQIMIPKVGCAADVYAVDALITAIETAKGRTKKVSLEVIIESAAGIAHVEEIAASSPRLQAMSLGAADFAASMGMATTGIGGTQENYYMLHEGAKYWSDPWHWAQTAIVAACRTHGLLPVDGPFGDFSDDDGFRAQALRSATLGMVGKWAIHPKQIALANEVFTPSEAAVTEAREILAAMEQAKSEGAGAAVYKGRLVDIASMRQAEVIVRQAEMIGV; encoded by the coding sequence ATGAGTTTCCGCATCCAGCCTACCCCGCCTGCCCGCCCGAACCGCTGCCAGCTGTTTGGACCCGGCTCGAACACGAAGCTTTTTCCCAAGATGGCAGCCTCGGCGGCAGATGTCATCAATTTGGACCTCGAAGACAGCGTCGCGCCCAATGATAAGGCGGTTGCCCGCAAAAACATCATTGCCGCCAGCCATGAGATCGACTGGGGCAATAAATACCTTTCGGTGCGGATCAACGCGCTGGATACGCCCTATTGGTACCGCGATGTGGTCGAGCTGCTGGAGGAAGGCTCGGAGCGCATCGACCAGATCATGATCCCCAAGGTCGGCTGTGCGGCGGATGTCTATGCCGTTGACGCGCTGATCACCGCGATCGAGACCGCCAAGGGCCGCACAAAGAAGGTCAGCCTTGAGGTGATCATCGAATCTGCGGCGGGCATCGCCCATGTGGAAGAAATCGCGGCCAGCTCGCCCCGCCTGCAGGCGATGAGCCTTGGTGCCGCCGATTTCGCGGCCTCGATGGGGATGGCGACCACCGGCATCGGCGGCACGCAGGAAAACTACTATATGCTGCATGAAGGCGCCAAATACTGGTCCGACCCGTGGCACTGGGCGCAAACGGCGATTGTGGCAGCCTGCCGCACGCATGGGCTGTTGCCGGTGGACGGGCCGTTTGGCGACTTCTCGGATGATGACGGCTTCCGCGCACAGGCGCTGCGGTCGGCTACGCTGGGCATGGTTGGCAAATGGGCGATTCACCCCAAGCAGATCGCGCTCGCCAATGAGGTCTTCACCCCCTCGGAGGCCGCCGTCACCGAAGCGCGCGAGATCCTCGCCGCGATGGAGCAGGCCAAATCCGAGGGCGCAGGCGCCGCTGTCTATAAGGGCCGCCTTGTGGATATCGCCTCGATGCGTCAGGCCGAAGTCATCGTGCGTCAGGCAGAGATGATCGGCGTCTAA